A region of Neovison vison isolate M4711 chromosome 7, ASM_NN_V1, whole genome shotgun sequence DNA encodes the following proteins:
- the CALB2 gene encoding calretinin — protein MASPQQQPPYLHLAELTASQFLEIWKHFDADGNGYIEGKELENFFQELEKARKGSGMMSKSDNFGEKMKEFMQKYDKNSDGKIEMAELAQILPTEENFLLCFRQHVGSSTEFMEAWRKYDTDRSGYIEANELKGFLSDLLKKANRPYDEPKLQEYTQTILRMFDLNGDGKLGLSEMSRLLPVQENFLLKFQGMKLTSEEFNAIFTFYDKDGSGYIDENELDALLKDLYEKNKKEMNIQQLTNYRKSVMSLAEAGKLYRKDLEIVLCSEPPM, from the exons ATGGCTAGCCCGCAACAGCAGCCCCCCTACCTGCACCTGGCCGAGCTGACGGCATCCCAGTTCCTGGAAATCTGGAAGCACTTTGACGCAGACG GAAATGGGTATATTGAAGGTAAAGAGCTAGAAAACTTTttccaggagctggagaaagcaAGAAAAGGCTCTGGCATG ATGTCAAAGAGTGACAACTTTGGGGAGAAGATGAAGGAGTTCATGCAGAAGTATGACAAGAACTCCGACGGCAAAATCGAGATGGCAGAG CTGGCACAGATCCTGCCGACGGAAGAGAACTTTCTTTTGTGCTTTCGGCAGCACGTGGGCTCCAGCACCGAGTTTATGGAG GCTTGGCGGAAGTATGACACAGACAGAAGTGGCTACATTGAAGCCAACGAGCTCAAG GGATTTCTGTCTGACCTGCTGAAGAAGGCGAACCGGCCATATGATGAACCCAAGCTGCAGGAATACACCCAAACCATA CTACGGATGTTTGACTTGAACGGGGATGGCAAGCTGGGCCTCTCGGAGATGTCCCG ACTCTTGCCTGTACAGGAAAACTTCCTGCTTAAATTTCAG GGCATGAAGCTGACCTCAGAGGAGTTCAACGCGATCTTCACATTTTACGACAAG GACGGGAGCGGCTACATCGACGAGAACGAGCTGGACGCCCTGCTGAAGGACCTGTATGAGAAGAACAAGAAG GAAATGAATATCCAGCAGCTCACCAACTACAGAAAGAGTGTCATGTCCTTGGCTGAGGCGGGGAAGCTCTACCGCAAGGACCTGGAGATCGTCCTCTGCAGCGAGCCCCCCATGTAA